In Penaeus chinensis breed Huanghai No. 1 chromosome 11, ASM1920278v2, whole genome shotgun sequence, a genomic segment contains:
- the LOC125030813 gene encoding uncharacterized protein LOC125030813, whose translation MDISLYDEELIEFEKSLLNFITNCNMFSLTDCKVCLDKFNEEDKRPRYIPCGHTFCSFCLSNLLKNGSLSCPTCRAKHTTSDIAQFPIAYLVEELIKNCTVRRSLAKAGSTNSLPESNNGERKTISKKLSSLREEQQESIDVVDDNCEKVFTELAMYKAALVHWQADHDKFVGKITKLMVEPNEELRRLLADEKQAIEDVWREGLVRQGGLSLGLSALSKAETAQQVVTAIDAADQHQTAAEEWTEKCLEGYPNITLAHRSNKLRLLFKKALEIINEGNEDGSCAPMHLAGSKYSIPQKVTFIRELASVKVTVEGLRDPNGSVKSLLDAGVVFAVKKDEEGKNRFAKMSLTNNKTVLHHLTDVPPSTNVYTLQYDEIKSQVNTSNTLTFLDLVWPGSTQRRRVHIRLSPESARGRHFIMMCTGEEGPSLADTNFQKVLRKGGPGELVMAGNYSCVKGSAILPNGDKYRRKATAGVVFGVPHWDKVWDARYYGVFHIATRDCPSSYYYTAFGQVESGLETLVAAANLDDITCVKIVECGVVL comes from the exons atggatatttCCTTGTATGATGAAGAACTCATCGAGTTCGAAAAGTCACTATTGAATTTCATTACTAATTGTAACATGTTTTCCTTAACT GATTGCAAAGTTTGCCTCGATAAGTTTAACGAGGAAGACAAGAGGCCTCGCTACATTCCCTGCGGCCACACCTTCTGCTCATTCTGCCTGAGTAACCTCCTGAAGAACGGTTCCTTATCCTGTCCGACCTGCCGCGCTAAACACACTACCTCCGACATCGCACAGTTTCCCATTGCTTATCTCGTAGAAGAGCTAATCAAGAACTGTACTGTGAGGAGGTCTTTGGCGAAAGCAGGTTCTACGAACTCTCTCCCCGAGTCGAAcaatggagagaggaaaacgatCAGCAAGAAGCTAAGCTCACTGAGAGAAGAGCAACAGGAGAGCATAGATGTCGTCGATGACAATTGTGAGAAAGTGTTCACTGAATTAGCTATGTATAAAGCTGCTCTTGTTCACTGGCAAGCAGACCATGATAAATTTGTAGGAAAGATTACCAAACTCATGGTTGAGCCAAACGAGGAGCTAAGGCGACTGTTGGCGGACGAGAAGCAGGCCATAGAAGACGTGTGGAGAGAAGGACTAGTGCGCCAGGGGGGCCTGTCCTTGGGTTTGTCTGCACTTTCCAAAGCAGAAACCGCACAGCAGGTAGTAACAGCAATAGACGCCGCTGATCAGCACCAGACTGCAGCAGAAGAATGGACCGAAAAGTGTCTCGAAGGTTACCCGAATATTACTCTTGCTCACAGATCAAATAAG TTACGACTGCTGTTTAAGAAAGCACTGGAGATCATAAATGAAGGAAACGAGGACGGTAGTTGCGCCCCCATGCACTTGGCGGGCTCCAAATACAGCATACCCCAAAAGGTCACTTTCATTCGTGAATTAGCATCGGTGAAAGTCACG GTTGAAGGTCTCCGCGACCCAAACGGGTCGGTAAAGTCCCTATTGGATGCCGGCGTTGTTTTTGCAGTGaaaaaggacgaggaaggaaAGAATCGTTTTGCTAAAATGTCTCTGACAAACAACAAGACTGTTCTTCATCATCTGACTGATGTTCCTCCATCCACAAATGTTTATACCCTACAG TATGACGAGATCAAGTCCCAGGTAAACACGTCCAACACCTTGACGTTCCTGGATTTGGTGTGGCCAGGCTCGACGCAGCGGCGGCGCGTCCACATCCGCTTGAGTCCCGAATCTGCACGAGGCCGACACTTCATCATGATGTGCACGGGGGAGGAAGGGCCTTCTCTCGCCGACACCAATTTCCAGAAGGTCCTTCGCAAGGGCGGGCCTGGAGAACTCGTGATGGCCGGGAACTACTCGTGTGTGAAGGGCTCGGCCATCTTGCCCAACGGTGACAAGTACAGAAGGAAGGCCACGGCTGGAGTGGTGTTTGGAGTGCCTCACTGGGATAAGGTGTGGGATGCCCGCTATTATGGAGTGTTTCACATCGCCACCCGGGACTGTCCGAGCTCGTACTATTACACCGCTTTCGGCCAGGTGGAGAGCGGTCTGGAAACCTTGGTGGCAGCTGCTAACTTGGATGATATCACCTGTGTTAAAATCGTGGAGTGTGGCGTGGTGCTCTGA
- the LOC125030596 gene encoding neuferricin-like: MGFVKYMLLTSVLIGLTSVVLHEVYPQYISLLMKNEKVRSATVAVHRLLRDLYPSSEKDETRPNAAKGSKKHKEKLFTEEELKKYDGKEGRKGPYLAILGRVYNVKKGKQHYGPGGGYEFFSGRDASRAFVSGDFSEAGLVDDVSGLSNPDYIGLDEWVKFYEKDYKYLGKLIGRYYDEQGEPTQYTNLVQQWISQAYAQKEDENQEKRIFPPCNSEWTPEAGSRVWCTTKSGGIQRDWTGVPRKLFSPGQGKSRCACVKNFGAPSHDPNRKPNDNRGDLDNPNIQEYKGCVPEETSCYIKEK, translated from the exons atggggttTGTTAAGTACATGCTCCTGACGTCCGTGTTGATAGGCCTGACGAGTGTGGTTTTACACGAAGTTTATCCCCAATATATCTCCTTGTTGATGAAAAATGAGAAGGTCCGGTCAGCTACCGTGGCCGTCCATAGGCTCCTAAGAGACCTCTATCCTAGCAGCGAAAAGGACGAGACGAGACCAAACGCCGCGAAGGGAAGCAAGAAGCACAAGGAAAAGCTGTTCACCGAGGAGGAGCTGAAGAAATACgacggaaaggaagggaggaagggcccCTACTTGGCCATCCTGGGAAGGGTCTACAACGTCAAGAAGGGCAAGCAGCACTACGGGCCCGGAGGCGGCTACGAGTTCTTCTCAG GCAGGGATGCTAGTCGTGCTTTTGTCAGTGGAGACTTCTCAGAGGCAGGCCTGGTGGATGACGTTTCTGGGCTGTCAAACCCTGACTATATTGGCCTTGACGAATGGGTAAAATTTTATGAAAAAGACTACAAATATTTGG GCAAGCTAATTGGCCGGTACTATGATGAGCAGGGAGAGCCCACGCAGTACACTAATCTGGTGCAGCAGTGGATATCACAGGCTTATGCACAGAAGGAGGACGAGAACCAGGAGAAGAGAATTTTCCCTCCATGTAACTCAGAATGGACACCAGAGGCAGGATCAAGAGTCTGGTGCACAACAAAGAG CGGTGGAATACAGCGAGACTGGACTGGAGTTCCAAGAAAACTTTTCAGCCCTGGGCAGGGTAAATCGAGGTGTGCTTGTGTGAAGAACTTTGGCGCACCATCGCATGACCCAAATAGAAAACCAAATGATAATAGAGGAGATCTTGATAACCCAAATATACAGGAATACAAAGGATGTGTACCAGAGGAGACATCATGTTATATTAAAGAGAAATGA